ATCGACCATGTATTGATAGGCCTGCCCTTTTTCGTTGCTGCGCAGGAACAATCCGCTGTCGGGGCCGAAGTCGTTGTTCATCTCGACCACGACTTCGAAATTGCCGTACTGCTTGTCGGTGAGAATGATGCCGCCGTTGCCGGGAATGTCTTGGCTTCCCGTGATCGCGCCATCTTCCACGACCCAGCGACCGCCACTCTTGTGCTTGCTCTTGCCGCTGTGACCGGTTTCGGCGCTGACGTGCCAGCCGTCCAGGTTCTTGCCGTCGAAGATCGTGGCGAACCCCTTGTCGTCGAACGTATCGCGGCGAAACTCCTCGGCCGCGGCGCGGTCGAAATGCGACGTGGCGCAAACGAAAAGCACAAACGCATAGATCGATCGCATCG
This genomic stretch from Pirellulales bacterium harbors:
- a CDS encoding DUF1080 domain-containing protein, producing the protein MRSIYAFVLFVCATSHFDRAAAEEFRRDTFDDKGFATIFDGKNLDGWHVSAETGHSGKSKHKSGGRWVVEDGAITGSQDIPGNGGIILTDKQYGNFEVVVEMNNDFGPDSGLFLRSNEKGQAYQYMVDYHSAGNLAGVYGEGLTGGIHLRNFDFLEKVTEIKQHDCAFPLPIKPADWPKLWQHGKWNELRARIEGNPPQITTWINRVRFMEFKDTEKRHPDTGGIALQVHGGGDHTKEFVRYRNVRVRVLD